A window of Longispora fulva contains these coding sequences:
- a CDS encoding HelD family protein, translating into MQSDRAEELAAEQQIVDTVYARLAQVRADAAEVDQEGHNRARSGPVGGLVERDAMVHLADRRMKGLDAAYEGLVFGRLDLDDQSGFHLGRLGLRDEHLEPLLVDWRAPAAAAFYQATPGVPLGVVRRRVITCAGPRVLEVDDELLAAQAPEHLRLVGEGALMAALERSRGSAMRDIVATIQGEQDAAIRAPSGGVTEITGGPGTGKTQVALHRAAYLLYAERRRFAERGVLVVGPSAVFTRYIGQVLPGLGEDDVRLAALGDLAEPVAATRYDAPALAALKGDTRIVDPLAELAWQAPPDTPVRLRVSHVGRALTLGESELAAVRRAVRARGVAPNAARGLAAVELLRALWVRLRAEETGPPTEYREFLDDVADRGEFRDFVEEWWPPLSPTWVLSWLADPARGEAAGLTAAEAALLAGSFADCVVPPDVEEPEPAPWTVSDVPLLDELRVLLGVTPERKGSRTEPLWALQELRTWAERSQEGGYVLSRGLDNGWGLYGAGDPMPFARHPDLDDAPVVAQRWAEAVLASLDLKVLEWADAVDPYGEPGFAPVIKGAAPAREKEAVDGDDGYAHVIVDEAQDLSPMQWRMLGRRGEYASWTVVGDPAQSSWADPTAARAAMELAMGPGARHRFALRTNYRNSTEIFALATRVIAGVVPAEELPVAVRATGREPVLRAISADTLAEEAVRAAAELLAEVTGTVAVIAAEHRLDHLAGALGGLADGRLTVHGALEAKGLEFDATVVVEPAELLAESGSGPRTLYVALTRATNRLTVLQTGSGWLPAV; encoded by the coding sequence GTGCAGTCCGATCGGGCCGAGGAACTCGCGGCCGAGCAGCAGATCGTGGACACCGTCTATGCCAGGCTCGCCCAGGTCCGCGCCGACGCGGCAGAGGTCGACCAGGAGGGCCACAACCGGGCCAGGTCCGGACCGGTCGGCGGGCTCGTCGAACGCGACGCGATGGTGCACCTGGCGGACCGCCGGATGAAGGGCCTGGACGCCGCGTACGAGGGGCTGGTCTTCGGGCGGCTGGACCTCGACGACCAGTCGGGATTCCACCTCGGCCGGCTGGGCCTGCGCGACGAGCACCTGGAACCACTCCTCGTCGACTGGCGCGCGCCGGCCGCCGCCGCGTTCTACCAGGCCACGCCCGGGGTACCCCTGGGAGTGGTGCGCCGGCGCGTGATCACCTGCGCCGGCCCCCGGGTGCTCGAGGTCGACGACGAGCTGCTGGCCGCGCAGGCCCCCGAGCACCTGCGGCTCGTCGGCGAGGGCGCCCTGATGGCCGCCCTCGAGCGGAGCAGGGGATCGGCGATGCGCGACATCGTCGCCACGATCCAGGGCGAGCAGGACGCGGCGATCCGGGCGCCCTCGGGCGGGGTCACCGAGATCACCGGCGGCCCGGGCACCGGCAAGACCCAGGTCGCGCTGCACCGGGCCGCCTACCTGCTGTACGCCGAGCGCCGGCGGTTCGCCGAGCGCGGCGTGCTGGTCGTCGGGCCGTCAGCGGTGTTCACCCGCTACATCGGTCAGGTGCTGCCCGGGCTGGGCGAGGACGACGTCCGGCTCGCGGCACTGGGCGACCTCGCGGAGCCGGTGGCCGCGACCCGCTACGACGCGCCGGCGCTCGCAGCCCTCAAGGGTGACACCCGGATCGTCGACCCCCTCGCCGAACTCGCCTGGCAGGCCCCGCCGGACACGCCGGTGCGGCTGCGCGTCAGCCACGTGGGGCGGGCGCTCACGCTCGGGGAGAGCGAACTGGCGGCGGTCCGCCGCGCCGTCCGGGCCAGGGGGGTCGCGCCGAACGCCGCCCGGGGACTGGCGGCAGTCGAACTGCTCCGGGCATTGTGGGTCCGGCTGCGCGCCGAGGAGACCGGGCCGCCGACGGAGTACCGGGAGTTCCTCGACGACGTGGCCGACCGCGGCGAGTTCCGCGACTTCGTCGAGGAGTGGTGGCCGCCGCTGAGCCCGACGTGGGTGCTGTCGTGGCTCGCCGATCCAGCCCGGGGCGAGGCCGCCGGCCTGACCGCGGCCGAGGCGGCACTGCTCGCCGGGTCGTTCGCCGACTGCGTCGTGCCGCCGGACGTCGAGGAACCCGAACCGGCGCCCTGGACGGTGTCGGACGTGCCGCTCCTGGACGAGCTGCGCGTCCTGCTCGGCGTCACCCCGGAACGCAAGGGCTCCCGCACCGAACCCCTCTGGGCACTACAGGAACTGCGGACCTGGGCCGAGCGGTCCCAGGAGGGCGGGTACGTCCTCAGCCGCGGCCTCGACAACGGCTGGGGCCTGTACGGCGCAGGGGACCCGATGCCCTTCGCCCGGCACCCCGACCTCGACGACGCGCCCGTCGTCGCCCAGCGCTGGGCCGAGGCCGTGCTGGCCAGCCTCGACCTGAAGGTGCTCGAATGGGCCGACGCCGTCGACCCGTACGGCGAGCCCGGGTTCGCCCCAGTGATCAAGGGCGCGGCCCCCGCCCGCGAGAAGGAGGCCGTCGACGGGGACGACGGCTACGCGCACGTGATCGTCGACGAGGCCCAGGACCTGTCCCCGATGCAGTGGCGGATGCTGGGCCGGCGCGGCGAGTACGCCAGCTGGACCGTCGTCGGCGATCCGGCGCAGAGCTCGTGGGCCGACCCGACGGCCGCCCGGGCCGCGATGGAGCTCGCGATGGGCCCCGGCGCCCGGCACCGGTTCGCGCTGCGGACCAACTACCGCAACTCCACCGAGATCTTCGCGCTGGCCACCCGGGTCATCGCGGGCGTCGTACCCGCCGAAGAACTGCCGGTCGCGGTGCGCGCCACCGGCCGGGAGCCGGTGCTGCGGGCCATCAGCGCCGACACGCTCGCCGAGGAGGCCGTGCGGGCCGCCGCGGAACTGCTCGCCGAGGTGACCGGGACCGTGGCGGTGATCGCGGCCGAACACCGGCTCGATCACCTGGCCGGCGCGCTGGGCGGACTGGCCGACGGCCGGCTGACCGTGCACGGCGCGCTGGAGGCCAAGGGCCTGGAGTTCGACGCGACGGTGGTCGTCGAACCGGCCGAGTTGCTGGCCGAGTCCGGATCCGGTCCCCGGACGCTGTATGTGGCCCTGACCAGGGCCACCAACCGGCTGACGGTGCTGCAGACCGGGTCCGGCTGGCTGCCGGCCGTCTGA